The Nostoc sp. 'Lobaria pulmonaria (5183) cyanobiont' genome window below encodes:
- a CDS encoding response regulator: protein MKTVLIVEDDLINARVFSKILSKRGGLGVKHTENVEEVIKIAQSGEADLILMDVSLSRSVYQGKSVDGIKITQMLKSDPKTANLPVILVTAHAMEGDRENFLKQSGADGYISKPVVDHQQFVDQIIALLPTD, encoded by the coding sequence ATGAAAACTGTTTTAATTGTCGAAGACGATCTAATTAATGCTCGTGTTTTTTCCAAAATTTTGTCCAAGCGTGGTGGCTTGGGTGTGAAACACACTGAAAATGTCGAAGAAGTCATTAAAATTGCCCAATCAGGAGAAGCTGACCTGATTTTGATGGATGTTTCTCTCTCTAGAAGTGTTTACCAAGGCAAGTCTGTTGATGGAATCAAGATTACACAAATGTTAAAATCCGATCCAAAAACAGCAAACTTACCTGTGATTCTGGTGACAGCACATGCTATGGAAGGCGATCGCGAGAATTTTCTCAAGCAAAGTGGTGCTGATGGCTACATTTCTAAGCCAGTTGTTGACCATCAACAGTTTGTTGACCAAATCATCGCACTTCTACCCACAGACTAA
- a CDS encoding tetratricopeptide repeat protein, whose product MPKHVRLISLLMVCSLWSMPKAANAQALIPHTLQLDTTKLEKQGLSLAQEAAQLAQFQQVELALPRARLASQLAPGNDKVWLLLGGLQLQSKEFDGAIASLKKAQSLNPKNGDILFALGSANFQQKNYQAAVVNYQDGLKLKPNDPEGLFDLGNAYYLLGKLPDAIAQYDKAVSQDKKFWPALNNIGLINYEQGNIPEAIKRWQSAVTLEKQAAEPLLALAVALYTKGDHQQGLTLGETALRIDSRYANLNFLKENLWGDRLLSDTKKFLELPRIQAAIQQRENSSSAPTPRQQPTQ is encoded by the coding sequence GTGCCTAAACATGTTCGTTTGATTTCTCTTTTAATGGTCTGTAGTTTATGGAGTATGCCAAAAGCCGCTAACGCGCAGGCATTAATACCCCATACGCTGCAATTAGATACGACAAAGTTAGAAAAGCAAGGGTTGAGCTTGGCACAAGAGGCGGCTCAACTAGCTCAGTTTCAACAGGTTGAATTAGCTTTGCCACGAGCGCGGCTGGCTAGTCAACTGGCTCCTGGGAATGACAAAGTATGGTTGCTGTTAGGTGGATTGCAGTTGCAATCCAAAGAGTTTGATGGGGCGATCGCTAGTCTGAAAAAAGCGCAATCTCTCAACCCCAAAAATGGTGATATTTTGTTTGCTTTGGGTTCAGCAAATTTTCAGCAAAAAAATTACCAGGCTGCTGTTGTTAATTATCAAGATGGTTTGAAATTAAAACCCAACGATCCAGAGGGGTTATTTGATTTGGGTAATGCTTACTATTTGCTGGGTAAATTGCCAGATGCGATCGCACAGTACGATAAAGCTGTCTCTCAAGATAAAAAATTCTGGCCGGCGCTCAACAACATTGGCTTAATCAACTACGAACAGGGTAATATCCCTGAAGCAATTAAGCGATGGCAATCTGCTGTAACCCTTGAAAAACAAGCGGCAGAACCTTTATTGGCCTTAGCAGTGGCACTGTATACTAAAGGCGATCACCAACAAGGACTAACCTTGGGAGAAACTGCACTCCGTATCGATTCGCGCTATGCTAATTTGAATTTCCTCAAAGAAAATCTCTGGGGCGATCGTCTACTGTCTGATACGAAAAAATTCCTAGAATTACCCCGTATTCAAGCAGCCATACAGCAACGAGAAAACTCATCATCAGCGCCTACGCCTAGACAACAGCCTACTCAATAG